The Danio rerio strain Tuebingen ecotype United States chromosome 20, GRCz12tu, whole genome shotgun sequence genome contains the following window.
CGGCCCAGGCAGTTTTAAACCCCTGTTGTTCCTGATGCGTCCAGTAGAgagagtacagtacagtataagcCTCCAGAGCTTTATCACACCCAACCATTGGTGTAATATAACAGCAATGTGTTAGTTTGACTAAAATTTTAGCAAACTATGTGCAGGCAGGCTAGCTACATGTTCTAcatcaacaaaaaaagtaaaagaacaTTAACCTACATAAGAAAGTGTGTTATGTAGGCTAATTTTCATTGACTTTTTTGTCTCAGCAAGGgagtaattattatatatttaataactaatttaaagatatatattttctcaTAGATTAGACAATACACTTGCGTGGTCTGGGTAGTCAGCCAAATCTACACTACATTATTCCTCCATATTTGCCTttcttaaatattgaaataaatctaAACAGATATGAAAATTGaattttattcaaaattttaaaattgcattgcaTTCAATTACATTTGATATAATGCAATCCTGTTctagtttaaacaattaaacgATCATATATCTATAAATGCATAGAGAAACTCAAAATTATAAATGGTCTACTTATTTGTGTTCATTTAGctatacagtacattttatatattggCAATGAAGTTTGCACTGTACATGCATTCATAATGTTTATCACTTATTGTTACATAATATTTATTGTAAcaatttgttacaaagaaaataattatatatgcTAAATATGGGAAAGTCAGGGTCACAATTTGTAGCtgcaaataacaaaacatttcaaatataatGACTTTTGTTATACCTCAAGTTATAATTCttaaatcataaatcaaataaaaaactattttgatATGTTTCGCATACATCCAGGTAATATGTAAAATggcatgaatttttttttctttttccattccTTACTGTTTctgagaatttttagatatttggactagaaacaagtctgagactcttaagtaagaaaataatttttgcagAGTACTTATGCAtaactttttcttttcttttttttttttgatgcaaggATTCAGCTTCATTTAAAGAAAACTGGCAATCTCTAGTGATATTGTTGTCAATAaatcaatgttaaaaaaatctaatgttgTCTGGGTTTTTGTCAGGTAGCTAAATGGTCCTTTGAATTTTAGAAAGTAGTAAATTGTTTGTCTAAATGTTCAGCAGCTGTCTGGTAGTCAATACCACTGCATTCTTATCAAAGCACATCATTACTCCATATTACACTGTATTGTTTGgttataattttgttattttcaaaatgcaactttatatataaacaatagaACAAAATGCATCTCTCTATATGAATATGTATAACTAGGCTACAATTAACCATTACACTTTCCAActatttgtgtatttaatttttcttattaaatgaatCTAAATTAATTTGCAAGTGGGCTTTTGCATATCTGAAATTGTTTGGTGAGTGTATCAATTCTGCATATTATCAAGTGAGTTTATAACTCACTTTCGTATACATTAACTTAGCtttcatatttagtttttaaaaaatgttaattttttaaaaattacacatatatataaaaaaatacatatatatatatatatatatatatatatatatatatatatatatatatatatatatatatatatatatatatatatatatatatatatatatatatatatttctgtgtcGTTCCCAGTCTAGGTCCATATATTATCAGGAGAGAGACTCCtgataatatacataatatattatatatataatatacatggcCAAAGAACTAAATTATTATCCCTGCACCACTCTGTGAAGAGCTTTACCTCCTCCCTGTAGTTCCTCTCATCATTATCCTGGATGAGACCCACTATTGTGGTGTCATCAGCATATTTAATAATGTGATTAGTGCTAAGTTTTGCACAACAATCATGGGTCATCAGAGTGTATAGAAGTGGACTCAAGACGCACCCCTGAGGGGAGCCTGTATTGAGCAGAGTGGTAGATGACGAAATACCCTCCGCTCGCACAAACTGTAGCCTATTTGTCAGAAAGTCTAGAATCCAGTTCCGAAGAGGTGTATTAAGACCTAGAGATGCTAATTTATTGACCAGGTGCTGAGGAATAATAGTATTAAAAGCAGAGCTAAAACTAACAAACAGCACCTGTACCGATGTGTTTCTACCCTCCAAGTGTTCAAGACTCAGATGCAGTGCAGTGGATATAGCATCATCAGTTGACCTGTTTGGCCGACAGGCTAACTGAAATGGGTCAAGTGAAGTAGGCAGGATGGAGGTGATATGACTTTTTACCAGTTTCTCAAAGCATTTCATTATCAGTGAAGTTAAAGCTATCGGCCGATAGTCATTTAAAGAAGTGACTGAAGGTCTTTTTGGCACTGGAATGATAGCAAATGTTTTGTAGCATGATGGCACAACAGCTTGATGCAGAAAGATATTAATTATGTCCGTCAGTACAGGCGCAAGTTGTTCTGCACACCCCTTAAGAACTCTGCCTGGTATTTTGTCAGGCCCAGCCGCCTTACCAGCGTTTACTTTCTTTAGGGTCTTGCGGACATTAGTGATATCAAAGCTTAGCACCTGCTCGTCGTGCTGCAATGTGGCCTTCACTGCTGATGTAAAACAGCATCAAACCTTACAAAGTAGTTGTTAAGATCATCAAGTAAGTTAAAGTTGTTTTCACAGGACAATGAGATGCTTGTATAGTCTGTGACAGACTGAATACCCTGCCATAAActtctagggctctattttgacgatccatgcgcagagcgcaaaacgcagggcgcaaacgctttcagggcgtgtcagaatgcatttttgctaatttaaggacgggaaaatccgctttgcgccatggcgcatggtctaaaagggttgagtttattttcttaatgagttataggtgtgttttgagaataaaccaattaaagcctcatctcccattacctttaagagccagctgcgtcacgccataagcgcattttgacgtaaagtaatttcactttcgcttttgctcttgtggatagggaaccctttacgcacagacatcaattagcctataaataattaatttgtttgttatgtgcaaagatttgtttcaaaactatttctaaattcagttctaatttccagcaaacgaataaaagaacaataataacaaagtgtgctcaaaatactgagttatttccaaatacacctgccatgccccatattgtctaaaatttgacaggtggactaatctaagcttgttttttaataaaacaaatataaatatggatataataaataatactgctaataataataacattatacaaaagcaaattgaatgaactgaaaaagcctcgcGAGAgaaagaaagtaaggcagtggtttttaaatcttcatgtagactagaaattaatatgtttcgtaatattttagtcatttttaattatatcctgtaaatatccttattatatatatatatatatatatatatatatatatatatatatatccttaagatattatatatttttcatatgtaaagatatttgattattgctctgcatcttgtttgtagtgtgtaagccaggtgcactttgcgccagacaacaGAGCGActttttacagtttctcaaaatagtaacgcaccaaaacacgcctgcttttttagaccagaacacctatgggcgcacatttgagcgcaaatgcatttgctatttaaacagcgtggcgcaacgcctcaaaatgacccttgcgccgagctaaaagtagcaaaagagtattgcgccgcgcctttcGCCACATTGCCCcggttgtatgatagggcccctaaaTTGTCTTTGTGGTCCTGAAAGTATTCTTTAATCTTATTTCCATGGGCTCTTTTTGCCACTCTGATTGCCCTATTCAGATTGGCCCGAGCAGACCTAAGGACAGCTGCATCCCCGCACTTGAAAGCAGAGTTTCTTGTTTTTAGCAAAGTCCGCACCTCTGCAGTCATCCAGTGTTTCTCATTCGCTCTGACTTTAATGTTCTTAGTGACACAGCCATCCTCcatacacttaaaaatataacTGGATACAGCATCAGCATATTCATTCATATCTGTGCCTTGGCCATTTGTGGAGGCCTCTCTGAACACAGTCCAGTCTGTGCGATCAAAGCAGTCCTGTAATTCAGACATAGCTCCCTCTGGCCAAATTCTCACTTGTTTTATAGAGGGCTTGGTACTTGGTACTtggtgtctttagtataatgtaattacccgagaagtcacaatccaatagaactagtaactataagctactatagtaactatatagtttatattaactataaacgactatttttttcctcttcagtaggttattgataaaatacagtaagtcttaaggtttaatacaaattaattgatttttgaaaatcaccaggcaacccccctttattgtcccgcgacccctcggggggtcccgacccccactttgagaacctctcctctaaaggattgttatgctgcattatttagggcaactgGAGCCAGGAACACTTcctaaaagacattataatttgaacggcatctgCACTTACTGtatgttagtcttttttttttattaatcacaaGGTTTCTAAAATCCTGAGCCAGGCCGTATccagagcagctgctgtggtggtcatggaggagtggagagcatgagattgATTCCTGTAAGactccagtgacagacgagtcctcgcattgatcctgaaggaccagcctgtacaccagctgGTGATCACTCCCACCttcagcttctccacgatggacgtctagcgttctccagcctcaggcgcctaaactgcagctctgcacaagacgtttggtcataggagaaatggtcatgcccaaggTCACCTCCTCCACCTGCTCCTTAAATGGTCACCTGCTGCACTTGGCTCTCCATCATAGTCGCCTCCTCCACCTGCTCCTTCATAAAGGTAAACATCAAGACAAACATCAAGACAAGATGTTaactatacactcaaaaaatgtgcttgtttaaactacttgttGCAAATTAGTTTATTACTTACTTTTTAATGTTTCATtcgcttaaatttgtaaaaagaaaaaaaaaacaattaagtaaacttgaaggagttgtgtggaacccagtgtcTTTTACAGTGACTTTAAAAATATCGCGCATGCATCTCACCTTCACAAAAGTGTTGAGAAAATGAGCCAATCTTCTGAAGGTAGTCTTGGGCATAAGTGGAAAGTGTGCACCGAGGGGTCAATATTTCACATTTGTGTTCTTTGTTCTTAGTCTCCTTGCTGAGAAGCAGAACAGGCTAGTACTCAACGGCGAGGAGTTTCTTAACCTGCAATGACAAGATTgggtatttaatgtttaaagcaacagaaaagcaaaaaagaaaaaatatgtgtatattattaattattgacgACATTCAGTCAAGCATCTTTGATGACCGCATaccaattacagtttttctcagtcgcgtTGGTCCATGTCTCAGATCAGAATTAAATTCTCGAAACTACCTGTTCAACCTCCACATCATcgtgtcacttgtgcacatcagaAAAGCAGCTTCTGACTCCTTTGAACAAGTCGCAAATGCTTTTGCACGACCATGCAAATGATTATGTGCAATTCTCTGATGTTTACTACATTATCAGctgcttatgtcatgttgatctaaattattatttttattaatttattgttttggtTTCTGTTGAATTAATCCACCCCCACAACATTTAATCGTTTGTTCATTGCATAAGTCTTTACATCCAAGTTGTCATATGTTGTCATAAtgcatttatctattcatttccattagacttttctttctaaatctgtctacagcaggggtcaccaacatggtgcccgtgggcaccaggtagcccgcgaggatcacatgtgttgcccgcaggcctgttctaaaaatagctcaccatagcgccacttaccagtaagcttcatctaatatagaagtaatcatttaaaaatgtaaatatttgcagagatatataaaaataaagtgttgcacattgatacattaaatacagggtatttcccaccctgttaaatcattgctgataacttttgtgagaatcattaacatgatcagtgtcttcacatggatgaatatcattaattattaccaaaaatataaagtataattaaaagtaaattgagcaaatttgttatttgagaggTGTTTATCAAACTAGTAGCCCTCCACATTTTCGGTTcacaagaagtagctctcagtttcataaaggttggtgacccctggtctacagttTGTACATTTTCCCAGGTTAATCTTGACTTTTTCTGATGAAATGGCATctgagattgtcctatgttcacatttctacttttgtttttgtttttttgtgctatGCGGTGCTGCATTTGTCTTATCTTGACATTTTATCCTATCTTATctgactgtcttatccgtacacaatcACACAAGGACTTGTCTTTATGATGGCACTGACACATTCATTGACacagaaatttagttttgagagatgaactaagGATTCAAGAGACTGGCTTATGCAGATAATCCatggtgttttgctatttgtacgtattgttttgagaaatgaacTTCCTGTTTTGCTCATTTCAATtttgatctgagaaatgtaccaaagtgactgagaaaaactgtaataccaCACAGGATGTTTAACTTTGTGGTAAAATTAGGAAATAAGAAAGGCTGATACAACAAAACCAACTCTTCTAcattgaaaaaactaaacaaaaggatGAAACCATGAGGGCCTCTAAACATTAGCTCAGGATTAGCTCAAATATTGGCAAAACTGTGTGACCACTGTACAATTGGACAGTGACAATCTACAGATTAACTCAAAGTAAAGGCAGAAGCTACTGATTATACAGCCAAAAGGGTGAACGCTCCACATTGTAAAgatgttttacaattttacacaTTATTAACGTagaagggtggcacggtggctcagtggatagcactatcaccttacagcaagaaggtcactggttcgagtcccagctggacgagttggcatttctgatagagcttgagagatactgcaaagaggattgggcaaaaattcctaaagacaggtgtgccaagcttgtggcattatcttaaaaaagacttgaggctgtaatcgctgccgaaggtgcatcaacaaagttttgagcaaagactgtgaatacgtgtgatttttcaggatttaaaatttttaataaattaacaacaattacaaaaaaatctttttcacattgtcattatggggtattatgtttagaattttgaggaaataaatgaatttaatccatttaagaatgaggctgtaacaaaaaaaatgtagaaaaagtgagACGCTAagactttctggatgcactgcaCATTcaatgtttgacttttttttctgaaaaaaaaaaaaaaaacagttttaaaaagtacataCTATAACAAATGCTTCATCTTTGGATGCATTGTTGTGGCTCTTCTTTCAACCGACCACCCATTCCTCCTGCTTCCAACTGCTGAAGCTTTTTTCTTCAGCCTCTGCTTCACAGGCTGCTTCCTTTTACAATGTGAATTGATTTTTGACAGACAAGTAgtcagatagagagagagagagagagagagagagagagagagagagagagagagagagagagagagagagtaaagttAACAAAATAAAGACAACAGATATTATGATTTAGAGACACATAACAGAGACAGTAACATATATGGACACGAGTTTtgaaaatgatagatagatagatagatagatagatagatagatagatagatagatagatagatagatagatagatagatagatagatagatagatagatagatagatagatagatgttggcTCTAAAAAGTGCCTTTAGGTTGGCTAAATGTGTGTGTTGTGACAGGAGACTGCTTGGAGAAAATCTGCAGGGAGAACAGAATATTACTAagactattaatattaataagactattattattacatgttaaAAGGTTTTTGCTGGTGGTAAAGGTGAATGGATGGACTTTTAAAGCAATATCAGTATGACATGGCgccattttattaatttcagcATTAAATTTAAGTTACCATACTTTTGTATTTGCAGAGTATATGGAGTTTGATAAGGCAGATCTAGTTATTTAAATTGATATACACTATGATATGTCATGTTCAATAAGTATACACGCGCTTATGTTACATCACAGCGGCCATATCTTACATTTGAATTAAAGTTACGAAATAAACGCAAAGACAAAgcttgtaaatgtgtttaaaacgaccctgataaaaaaaaaacgaatctcAAGTTCACCAAATGACCAGTATTGATTCGTCAAACAGGAAATATTTACGAGTCAaagattttatgaaaaaaatccgTTTATTTTACTCCAAAAACACCCGTGAAGGACAAAAACAACCGCTAAAACTAGTGTATTTTTCAACTCGGAGAAAATTAAAGATACACAGCGCAAAACTGACCAATCACGTATCAGTTGGCTGGGAAACGCTGGAACACATTCGAATTCTTACGAGAGACACCTCTTACATTCCTCATTTCGCCATTACTCTTACTTGACAAGTGTTTAGTTGAGTTGTACAAAGTTTGCTTTGAATAATTTGCTTTTCTTGTATCGTCAAGTGATAGCGTACGATTTATTAAGGCTTACTCTGACAAACGAGCTTTACGTACAGTAAATTTCAGTATTTATTGTAGGTTTATTTAACATTTCTCATATTTAAGTGTACGGAAATTAACCCCTCATGTTATTTACCGTACTCGGAGTAGTTGCTCTCTTCCTGAGAGAAAGAAACATCAGTTCCACCGTCTCAGGTCAAGATGAAAGCTTCGACCGTCAAGAAGGAGTGGTCACAGAACCCCCTGTGGCCAACAGTGATGGTAAATAATGTTTTGTGTTATAATTACATGTTGCTCATTTTGTATACTGGAGTCTGTGTAGGGCTCTTACACTTATTTGAccttactgtaaatatttacaaaagtgaATAAGGTTTTTGGTAATAATATAGGCCTAATGAAAACTAAACACATGTGGTGTCAAACACACGTCACACAAACGTGTCTAATATGGTgccaacaataatataaaataatagcttTAGTTTTTCGTCTAGTTCAGATATCAATCCCCCACCCccagcagattatttagcttgttttaaggaaaactcagttcaatttgacatatttctgaacacaagagaatatttttacttgtcaAGAAAACGCTGCTTGATTTAGTTTTTCTCAATGCAAACTGCAAAAACCTAGTTGattacctgcaaaagcgtgtctcTTGCTCAAAATGAATAGCTCATTCTTCAAAAGCAAGAATTCGTGTCAATGaatgtgtcagtgtcatcaaggtgaaaagtcctgacaccattgtttatgaacaagatagtcctTTTCTCTGCTTCAAGATAAAAGGgttcgttcacccaaaaatgcaaattctgtaattaattactcaccctcacgtcactccaaacccctgagaccttcttccatcttctgaacacaaataaagatgttTCTGAAAGCTCTCTCATCCTGCATATACAGCAAGGTTCCTGACTTGCTTAAAGTAGATAAAAATACCACAAAAACATCCTCAAACAGACAACATGCCTATTTCACATGCTTTAATGCTATTTGTAGTGGAAAACATGAAAACTttcttcatatttttgtttttgtcaagcttagggttattttatttattgttatatgatACAAAATAGAAGCTGAAAGGACGATCTCATTATCTAGATGTCTAATATCCAGTATCTAACCATGAACTTAACAATAAATATTTGGATGACCTGATTATATATACATTCAGCAACTCAATTAAAATCACTATTCTGATCACAGCAAAAAATATCCTTGCATGTGCAAGGATACCAACAACTAAAAGTAAAAGTAGAAAGAAATGACCTTAAAAGTCACTTCATAATTGACAGCATttgttattatcaataataaacaCTGGATAAATATTATTTAGGTAAATCTAAAATCTTTTGTTTCATATTATTCCTTTTCTTCAGGTCGAGAAATCGGTGACTGGTGTGAAGAATCATCTTTGCATCTGGAGGAACAGATCAATGTTCAGACTGAGGAATCATCACTGGAGGAACCTGTTGATGGTCAGAgtgaagaaccatcactggtagagcctgacagcgttcacggtgaagaaccatcactggtagagcctgtcagtgttcacggtgaagaacaatcactggtagagcctgacaatgttcacggtgaagaacaatcactggtagagcctgacagtgttcacggtgaagaaccatcactggtagagcctgtcagtgttcacggtgaagaacaatcactggtagagcctgacagtgttcacggtgaagaacaATCACTGGTAGAACCTGTCGATGGTCACAGTAAGGACATAGCCAGCTCCTCCAGCAGTGATGATGTTCCTCGATACCTTTTCTACGCTGAGTCCAGCAGTAGTGATGACTACCCCCAAGAGATTTATTCAGCCGGGTCCAACTGTAGTAGTGAGCTCACAGTCAGCTCCTACAGCAGCTTCTTTTCAGCTGagtccggctgtggtgatgacaccTCTACCAATTTCGAGTCTGCCGagtccggctgtggtgatgacaccTCTACCAATTTCGAGTCTGCCGagtccggctgtggtgatgacaccTCTACCAATTTCGAGTCTGCCGagtccggctgtggtgatgacaccTCTACCAATTTCGAGTCTGCCGagtccggctgtggtgatgacaccTCTACCAATTTCGAGTCTGCCGAGTCCGGCTGTGGGGATGACACCTCTACCAATTTCGAGTCTGCCGagtccggctgtggtgatgacaccTCTACCAATTTCGAGTCTGCTGagtccggctgtggtgatgacaccTCTACCAATTTCGAGTCTGCCGagtccggctgtggtgatgacaccTCTACCAATTTCGAGTCTGCCGagtccggctgtggtgatgacaccTCTACCAATTTCGAGTCTGCCGagtccggctgtggtgatgacacATCTACCAATTTCGAGTCTGCCGagtccggctgtggtgatgacaccTCTACTAATTTTGAGTCTGCCGagtccggctgtggtgatgaccccTCTACCAATTTCGAGTCTGCCGagtccggctgtggtgatgacccccctccaaatgtggtctctACTGAGTCCAGCTGTGGTGATGACCCccctccaaatgtggtctctgCCGAGCCTGGCTGTAGTCATTACAACCCCCCAAATGTGGTCTCTGCTAAGCCCGGCTGTAAAGAGGATGTTGCTCAAGGTGCAACCTGTCAGACAGAGGGCGCTGTTCCACCTCAGCCAGAAAAGCTGAAGGATGAAGACACACACATCATTGGTAAGTTTACAACCATGACACCCTGAAAAACCCAAcacaaatgcatattttaatatgtatgtatatgtatgtgtgtgtgtgtgtgtgtgtgtgtgtgtgtgtgtgtatatatatatattatatatatagagagagagaaagagagagagagagagaaagagagagagagagagagtagtaGAGACAGAATTAAAAAGAAAGCGGAAACAGAAAGGTGAGTAGTTTTAGATGAAGGTAGCACTGTCACTATTTCACACATGTTATTAACTTCTCTGATTTCTCTTTTCACAGAGATCAACTCACAGCACTATAAAATTGGTGCTGAGCTGGGCAAAGGAGGCTTTGGAACAGTTTTTGCTGGGACCCGTTTAGAAGATGGCCTTCAAGTGGCAGTAAAAATAGTCGATTCCAAGACTATGCGACTCATCAAAGTTGTAAGTTATCTGTGCTCTTTGCTCTCATTAACTGTTTCTATTTTAAACATGtcatattaaaggtgctgtatgtaagtttttgactcttttgaagcacaaaaataccagaatatgtttgcagatattttagaaacatgctaagtgtcAGTTATTCTCCTCTCTCTATAATCTGCCCACTGGTTTTTCTGATAGACGTCTCTAACAGTTTTTACAGGAATTAACTTTTCCATCAAATGATCTGAACAACTGTTTTTCTTTTAGGGTGGGTTTGAAAAACCCCTTCCATCAGAGATCGCTCTGCACTATCTCGCcactaaaggccccagggttaaACAAATTGCTGAGCTTCTGGACTGGAAGGTGGAGGCTGAACGTTACATCATAGTCGTGGAGCGGCTCATACCCAGTATGAACTTACGTGAATTTTTAATCGACAACAAAGAAGACACCCCTGAGGACTTGGTACGGAAAATCATGTTCAACGTAACAATTGCAGCTCACACGTGCTGCCAACGCGGAGTGTTTCACAGCGATATCAAGCTGGAGAACTTGCTGATAAATCCGGAGACCTTTGAAGTCAAACTGATTGACTTTGGGTGCAGTGTCCTCCTTACTAAAGACTGTTACCATCACTATTCAGGTATGTAAATCCCTCAAAGCTCTAAGGAGCTCTTGTGATGGGTCAAGGCTCAATGAGATTCTTGAAACATCCGCTGTTATTTATCTATACCAGGGGTGACAAAGCTCAGTCCTAGAGGcttaagtttagctccaacttgcctcaacacacctgacaGAAAATGTTTAGTAtacttagtaagagcttgattagcttgttcagtttCATCTTAGTGGGGctggagctaaacactgcaggacaCAGATCCTGGGTTTAATCACCCCTGATCTACACTGTTGGAAATTTAGATGTTgtgctaataaaaacaaaatctctTTCTTTCAGGCACAAGACTTTTCGCCCCTCCCGAGTTTTTAAACACTGGCAGATACCATGGGGAGCCAGCGACAGTGTGGTCACTCGGGATTCTTCAGTTTTtgctattgtttaaaaaatatccaGTAGTAGTTGACCTCTTCAAGTTGCATAACAGAGACATAGAGTTTGC
Protein-coding sequences here:
- the LOC798107 gene encoding uncharacterized protein, whose product is MLFTVLGVVALFLRERNISSTVSGQDESFDRQEGVVTEPPVANSDGREIGDWCEESSLHLEEQINVQTEESSLEEPVDGQSEEPSLVEPDSVHGEEPSLVEPVSVHGEEQSLVEPDNVHGEEQSLVEPDSVHGEEPSLVEPVSVHGEEQSLVEPDSVHGEEQSLVEPVDGHSKDIASSSSSDDVPRYLFYAESSSSDDYPQEIYSAGSNCSSELTVSSYSSFFSAESGCGDDTSTNFESAESGCGDDTSTNFESAESGCGDDTSTNFESAESGCGDDTSTNFESAESGCGDDTSTNFESAESGCGDDTSTNFESAESGCGDDTSTNFESAESGCGDDTSTNFESAESGCGDDTSTNFESAESGCGDDTSTNFESAESGCGDDTSTNFESAESGCGDDTSTNFESAESGCGDDPSTNFESAESGCGDDPPPNVVSTESSCGDDPPPNVVSAEPGCSHYNPPNVVSAKPGCKEDVAQGATCQTEGAVPPQPEKLKDEDTHIIEINSQHYKIGAELGKGGFGTVFAGTRLEDGLQVAVKIVDSKTMRLIKVGGFEKPLPSEIALHYLATKGPRVKQIAELLDWKVEAERYIIVVERLIPSMNLREFLIDNKEDTPEDLVRKIMFNVTIAAHTCCQRGVFHSDIKLENLLINPETFEVKLIDFGCSVLLTKDCYHHYSGTRLFAPPEFLNTGRYHGEPATVWSLGILQFLLLFKKYPVVVDLFKLHNRDIEFARGSKECRDFICACLQLNINIRSKLHALRAHAWFKEENKEE